TATCGGAGCCCTGCGACATCGATCTTTACGAGAGCGCCGATCTTAAAACCCTGCTCGCCGGGATGAACCAGAGGCTTCCCGCGGGCATTTCGGTCAAGGCGATCCGGACCGTCGAGGGGAAGGAATCCCTGCAGGCGATCACCGCCGGGTTCGAATACAGGCTGGAGACCGCGGAGACCGCGCTCGCGCAGGCGATGGCGCATAACCTGGACGCGCGCATCGGCTTCACGAGGACGGGCAAATCGGGCACCAGGGAGGTGCCGTTCGAGACCGCGGTCATAGAGCACCGCGCGGAAGTGGGCGGGACGGTGCTCGTGATCCCGGCGGGCGGGGAGAACTCCGTGCGCATCGACGACATGGCTGCCGCGCTCGCGGGGGTGTCAAAGGACGAGCTGTACCGGATCAGGATCGTGCGGATGAAGCAGTTGATGAAGGCGGACGGGGAGGGATTGAGGGAGATTCAGTAGGCCTCGTTCCCCAAGAACTATCAGCTACACGACCACCTGTTTAATGCCCTGTTCGACCCGGGAAAATTTTTTGGCGCGTTCCGCCCTGGAATAGCCGCACCCGCAGTATGCCTGCCGGTAGAAGCCCTCCCTGCGTGACAACTCGACCGAGCGGGCAAACCCGCCTCCCTTTTTGAAATCGGCGGCAAGGAATCCTATACGGTGCCGTGCTTCGAGCTCGCGGCCGATGCGGTTGATCATGTCGGGGTCTTTATGGGGGCTCACGGTGAGCGTCGTGCAGACTACGGGGAAATCCCGCTCGACCGCAAGCCGGAATGTACGCTCAAGGCGATAGCGAATGCATGCCGCGCATCGATCGGAACGCTCACCCATGGCGCGAAATTTTTTCACCGCGAGGGTCCATTCGCGGGTATCGCGGTTTTCTATAAGCAGATCGAAAGATAACTTATTGGAATAGTTTACAAGCTCCGTCATCCTTCGCATGTATTCAGGAAAGGGGGTGATGTTAGGGTTGTAATACAATGCGCTTACCGAATAGTCCGGGGACAGCACCTCATGCACCGAGGAAAAACAGGGTGCGCAACAGGTATGCAGAAGAAGCCTTTCAGCGGTCATGGATTGCGACCGCACC
Above is a genomic segment from Spirochaetota bacterium containing:
- a CDS encoding epoxyqueuosine reductase QueH; amino-acid sequence: MTAERLLLHTCCAPCFSSVHEVLSPDYSVSALYYNPNITPFPEYMRRMTELVNYSNKLSFDLLIENRDTREWTLAVKKFRAMGERSDRCAACIRYRLERTFRLAVERDFPVVCTTLTVSPHKDPDMINRIGRELEARHRIGFLAADFKKGGGFARSVELSRREGFYRQAYCGCGYSRAERAKKFSRVEQGIKQVVV